TGTATCCGGACCTAGTGGAAGCGGCGGAGAAAGAAGTCGATTGTGAAGATGTTATTCTTGACGGCGAAGCCATTGGTTTTGATCCCAAGACCGGAAAATACCTGCCTTTTCAGGAAACGGTTCAGCGCAAAAGAAAATATGATATTGACCTCTTTAGTAAGAATTTTCCCCTTAAACTCGTCGTTTTTGATGTCTTAATATACAACGGCAAAAGCTACATTAATGAGCCTTATACTAAGCGCCGAGAGCTGGTAGAAAAGCTGCTAAAAAATAATCAGATAATCGTTCCGGCGGAAATGAAGGTCATGGACAATCCGAATGAGCTGAAAAAGTTTTTTGATGAGAGCGTTAAAAAAGGTCTGGAGGGGATTATGGCCAAGAAACTGGATGGTGTTTACCAGGCCGGAGCACGGGGCTGGAACTGGATAAAACTCAAAGCTTCTTATGAAGGCAAAATGAATGACACTGTCGACGCGGTGGTCATGGGTTATGATTTTGGCCAAGGAAAACGAAACAAATTCGGCGTGGGAGCCTTCTTAATTGGGATTTTTGATCAAAAAACAGATACATTTAAGACCATAAGTAAAGTAGGGACGGGATTAACTGACGAAGAATGGCGAGAATTGGCGAAAAACGGCCAGGAATTAAAAGTTGCCGAAAAACCAAAGAATTTCGATGTTAATAAAGTTATGGCGGTTGATGTCTGGATGAAGCCTAAGTTGGTGGGAGTGTTTAGAGCCGATCAATTAACCAAAAGCCCGATGCACACGGCCGGCTACGCCCTGCGCTTTCCCAGACTGGACAACTGGCGAACAGACAAACAGCCCGAAGATGCCACTTCTCTAATGGAAATCCACGAAATGGCTAAATTACAAAAATGATGCAGAGTCCAGAAATATCCCCAACGACGCTCGAAGGAACTCATTTAAGAGTTGCTTGGCAGGACATTCAGGACCTGTGGCGCGGTAATTTTGAAGTGATGGAGTTTTATCCTACAGAAGAATTGTTTCCTGGGAAAAATGTGGGAGAGAGGATAAGTCTTCTTTCTAATCTTATTTCAGATATGGCATTTTGGTGGACTGGGGTGGGACCGGATTGCCAGAAGGACCCCCGGTTAAGCTAGTTTCGCCTTTCTTTCGCATTGCTTTTTTAAAGGAAAAAGACTAATTTAGAGCCACATTAATGGCTGCGCAAGCTACAATCATTTGTCCTCACTGTAAACAGGAATTTCCCCTGACTGAAGCGCTCTCGCATGAATACGAACTGAAAGCCGAGGCGAAAGCGGAGGAGAAGGTTCGCCGGGAGATGGAAATACAGCTAAAGGATAAAACGAATGAAGTAGAGGAGCAACGAAAACGAGCCAAAGAAGCAGAGCAAGAACTCTTAGAGAAGAATAAGAAAATTCGTGAGGTTGAACAGAAAGATCAACAACGAGAATTGGAATTTCAAAGAAAGCTAGTAGAGGACGAGAAAAAAATTACTGAAGAAGTCAAAAAGAGAGCAGACGAAGAGAACCGTCTAAAAATGGCTGAGTACGAAAAACGTCTTCAGGATGCTTCAACTGTTAACGATGAACTACGGAGGAAGTTAGAACAGGGGTCACAGCAGACCCAAGGCGAAGTTCAGGAATTAATTCTGGAAGAATTTTTGAAAGCGGAATTCCCCAACGATCAAATTGCTCCGGTAGCTAAGGGGGTTCGGGGCGGGGATGTGCTCCAAACAGTCTTCGATAAAAATGGCCGCGAGTGCGGCAAGATTTTGTGGGAATCAAAGCAAACTAAAGCCTGGAGCGACGGCTGGGTAGCCAAACTGAAAGAAGATGCCCGGGCAGCCGGCGCGGATGTGGCGGTAATTATTTCCGCGGTTTTGCCGGAAAAGGTGAAAAATCTGGGTTATTACAGCGGCATTTGGGTGACTAATTTAGGCAGCGCTTTGGGGGCAAGCTGGATTTTGCGCTACCATCTGGTTCAGGCGACTAACATCCGCAAAGCTGCCGAGGTCACAGGAGAAGATAAAGACGAGCTTTATAAGTATGTCACCGGATCGCAGTTTGCCCACCGGGTCGAAGCAATGATGGATTCGTACCAATTCATTTTGGAAGATATTGAAAAAGAAAAGCGTTGGTTTTCGTCGAAATGGGCCCGGCAGGAAAAGTCAGTGCGGACCTTAATGGAGCAGACCGGAGCGATTCACGGCGAACTGGCCGGAATTGTGGGTTCGGCTCTGCCTACGGTGAAGAGTTTGGAACTGACAGACTCGTAAATCTTCCAGTTGACAAGTAGCTGCCCCCGTGAAAAACTGAAAGCAGATCATGTGAAAGGGGGTGAGAATAAATGGCAGCGAAAGAAACAAAATTAAGCCTCGACGAAGTCATTAAGACCATGGGCGAATGGTTCGCCAAGCTTCCGAATCTTCCCGCTAATGTCAGAGAAATTCTGGTAAAAATTGCTCCCTGGCTAGCGCTAATTTTCGGAATTCTGGGAATTCTGGGATCGATTGCCGCAACCGGTTTTCTGACTGCACTCTCACCCTTTATCGCCTTGGGCGGCGGGGTAGGACTAGCGGCCGGAAGTATTGTTGGAGCGGTGTTGGCCTTAGGATCAAGCGTTTTAATGGTGATGGCTTTTCCCGGCCTTCGTGACCGGAAAATGTCCGGTTGGAAACTGCTTTTCGGCAGCGAACTGGTGTCCGTCATCGCGTCGGTAGTAGCTTTAAATCTGATCGGGGCAATCGTGGGAGCTTTAATCGGCTTCTATTTGCTTTATCAGGTGAAGAGCTATTACAAATAGCCAGCTAAAGGTTGGGTTAGATAGGTTATTAACTAGTTAGAAGCACTGGTGAGAGCCAGTGCTTTTGGTGTATTTTAAAGATATGAAACTTCTTATTGGACTGGGGAATCCGGGTGAACACTACGCCAGAAACCGCCATAGTGCGGGGAAACTTTTGGTGAAGAAAATGAAGGAGATGGGGAATCCGGGAGATATTAGGGCTATGGAAAGCGAGAGTTTAATGAACGACTCCGGAAAGTTTGTGGCGCAGCTATATAACTTCTACAAAATAACGCCGGACGACCTCTGCATCGCCCATGATGATTTGGATATTCCCCTGGGCCAATACAAGATCCAAAAAGGAATCGGGCCGAAGGTCCACTACGGCGTAAACTCGATTGAAGAAGCTCTGGGAACAAAAGACTTTTGGCGCATACGCATAGGTATAGACAACCGCAATTCTCAGAACCGGATCCCAGGAGAAGAATATGTTTTGCAAAACTTCACCGATGAAGAGCTAGTTATTTTAGATAAAGTTTTCGATGCAATCATTAAAGACGGTTTTAAATAAAATCAATTTAAACAATAACGAGGATAAATATCTTTCCCGGGAGTTTCAACAATATGGAATTTACTTGACAGAAAAGCTGGAGGACATGGCCCATAAAGCTCTTTATATTAAGCTGGCCAAACAAACACCGCGGGATCTTTTGGACCAGGCCCTCTCTTTTGTTTTGGATGCCAACGCCCAGAGCAAAGGAAAACTGTTCATGTGGAAACTGGCACAGTTAAAAAAACGATCGGCAATAGAGGATAGAAGATAGTTATTGACACTCCTGTTCACTTCGCCTTATAACTATAGTAGTCATGAAAAGTCCGATCTCGTACCTGCCTCTGGCTTCAGGATTTCTGGTTTTGGTGCTGTCTCTGACGGTGGGCGTGCTGACAGTCACTTCTAAAGGCTCTTCCAATTTGGCTTCTAACACCAACCAAAATCTGGCGACGAAAGCAGCAGAAGAAAACGCTACCATGGCTCTGTCTCCAGCAACGGGGGATTTTGTCGTCGACGGCAAAACCAGCTACCCGGTGGGCATTATTGTTAATTCCAGCGGCAAAACCATTGACGGGGTGGATATTATTTTGACTTTTGATCCCAAAAAGATTCAGGTTAACGGGACAACGGTAACGGTTACCAACTCCTTTGAGCAATATCCGGTTAACAAAATCGATAATGTTAAAGGCGAAATCAGGCTTTCCGCTTTGGCTTTTACTCCCAAGGCAATCACCGGCATCGTTGGCACCTTCCGGGTTAAGCCAATTGCCCGGGGCCAGGCAACCATTAATTTTCAGTTTGCGCCGGGAGCCACAACGGACAGTAATATTGCTGACCACGCGACAGCCCAGGATATTTTAGGCTCGGTGACGAATGCCAGTTTTAATTTCCAATGAAAAAAGTCCTCACTACTGCCATTATCTTTGTAATTCTTATTAACTTTATTAATTTTATTAAACCGGCTTCGGTTCTTGCCGCCACTCTTTCCCTGTCTCCAGCTTCCGGAACTGAGGCGGTCGGCAGTACTTTCACGGTGGATATAATTGTCGATCCTGGAACCGATTCGATTTCAGCCGCCTCGGCGATTGTCGATTTTGACAGTTCTAAATTAACCGCATTGACGGTTACCAAAGGGTCGCTTTTTAATCAGGATCCCTTGACCAATACGATCGGGACTTCGGCGACGGACCCGACAAAAGGGGAAATTCGCTACGATTCCGGAAGCCTTGGGACGGCAGTGACGACCCGAGGAACAATGGCGACCATTACTTTTCGGGCTATTGCCGCCGGTTCGGCGCCGGTAACTTTTGTTTTTGATCCTACGGTTACGACCGGAACTTCGCTGGTGGCTGCGGCTTCAGGCCCGACCAATTTGTTGACTACCGTCAATAATGCTGTTTTTACGGTTACTGCCGGCGGCACCACGACGACCACTGCGCCGCTGCCGCCCACGGGAGCTATAGAAAATACCCTCATGATGGTTGGCGGAGGAGTTTTTCTGTTAATCGGCAGTCTTTTTTTAAAACTTAAGTTTCTTAGATAATTAAAATAATTCGTGAATTCAAAATTTCTTTATTTTTTAACTCTGCTGTTTTTTCTGGCTTCCATCGGCATCCTGTTTTTTTTGCTAGTCCGAGGGGTTAATCGGCCGCAAAACGCCACTTCCTCCAAAGCGGCAGAGGTGGATTCGAACAAATGCCAGGGGAATCCGCACCCGCCGGCAAAGTGCTTCGATTGTTTAAAAGATAATAAAAATGACAAGATTAATATTTTGGACCGGGCCTGTTTCACCAAGTTTTATGACCAAAATGTTGGAAAATAGCTTATGTTGTTTGGCAGATTAGACTGGCATAATTGGAATATTTCCAAAGGTAAGGCCATTACCTTTGGAGTTGGCATGGTGGCCTTGGTGGGGTCGTTTGTGGTTTTGGGAGCCACGGTTATCCGCGTTCGTAATCTGCAAACAACTATTTCTTTACCAAAAGCCAGTTCAGCACCGGCCTGGTGTTCACAAACGCCGCCATCATGCTGTGACGACATTGCCGCCGGAAAGGGATATGATTCTTGCCCTAATTATGATTTAAGGGGACAATGCCGCCAGGATCAGTGTAATGGCAGCCGGAACGCTCCTGCTCCCAGGTGTGCTGACGCCAGCGGCTGTGACTCGGCGGGTTGTCCATCAGATCAATGTAATTATCCGGACGGCCATGGCGGCACGGTGTGTCGAGCTCCAAACCCTAGCAAATCTTGCGCTTGTGGCTATGCCCGGGAAGCCTGGTGTGGTAGCAGCTCTTGTAGTATTCCCCAGGTGGTCAATACCAGTACGGTTTTGCCGATGGTCAGCGCCCAAAATGTGGTACTTAACCCTAATTTCACTTGGGCCTATACTACGCCGCCATCCGGGGGAGAGGCTTATGCTAATGTTCGAATCTTTAGCTGTCAGGCTCAAACAGCTGACTGTATGGTTTTCGCAGCCACTAAAGCACCTTACTATGATGGGGTTTCGATCGTCGACTTTTACCGGGAACCCGGGGCCGGCAAGGGGACGACTTTTGCCGCTGACTGGAACGGTGACCATGTTAAACAGCTTAAACCAAATACGCCTTACTGGTGGCAACTGACATGGGGTGTGGCTAGCTGCGGAGTTAAATGTGTTAATGGCATTCCCGGCGACCCAAATTATCCCTGCGGCAGTTGGGGATTTGTGACTGGAACCAGCACCTATACCAATCCCGGCGGAGGTGGCGGGGGGGCAATGTCCTGCTCGATTTCTTTATCCCCAACAAGCATTAATACCGGCCAATCAGCAACAATTACCATGTCCGGGACCGGAGGCACCACTGACGCCTTTATTTCTCGGACAGATACTAATACTTTGTCAGGTTTCGGTAACCCTGTTTTTACAGATAGCCAGAGTCACAAATATTACAAAATTTCTAGTAATACTGTCAGTGGGTTGCCGGTTGGCGACTACAAAATCTGGTGCCATGTCGTCGCCAGTGACAATAGCAGTTGTTCCGGTAATCCCTTCTGTGATTACAAAGGCGGTTCGGTTAGCTGTTCGGGTTTCTCCGGCTGCAACAGCAATAACAGCGACTATACCAGCTTATCGGTGACAGCGGGTGCAGCTGCTTCCTGCTCGGTTTCCGGTCCCACTACGGCGATCATCAACCAAGCAGCCAGTTACAGTTTTACCTATTCTAATGCTGCCAGCGGCCAGCTTTACTGGAGTCCGACCTCATCAGCCTCTTGGACAACTATGTGCAATAACAATACCAGCGGTGGTTGTTCCAACCAAAGTATCACTTTCCCGTCTACCGGAACATACTGGGTGGTTTGTGACGCCCGGACCAATGCCAATACCGGAGTTTCCGGCAATCCTTTTGTTTCTTATCCGTATACTTCTTCAGCTGGCATTACTTATCAAGACGGGGGAAGCGCCAGTCGAGTTCAGGTAACCGTTTCTGCTTCGGTGGCAAACGAGTGTGAAGTTTGTGGCGGATCAGGCGGAAAAACATGTGCAACCGGCCTAACTTGTCGGATGGCGGCAAACGGCAGCGGGGGAGTTTGCGTTAAAGCTGATGGCTCCACGACCTGCAACGGCTGCAACGCTGGAGACGAGTGTTATCCGCCGTTGGTATGCGCCCAGAGCGGTGGCGGCAGTAAAAAATGTACCGATCCTAACGGAGCACATCTGGCCTGTATTGCCGGCAATAATGGCTCAGGGGCTTGCGCTTATAAAACCGGGGCCGAAAGTAACGCTGATGGCTGCACGACAGACGCTGCCAGCTGCACCGTTAGTACCTGTACTGGCAACACTCAATGTCCGGACACGCAACAATGCACTAATAGTCAACAGTGTGTCGATGTCTGCCCGGCTACCAGCGACCAAGATGTCTGTAAAACTTATACAGCTTCCAATCATGCTTGTACGATTACTAACATAACTGACGGAACAACATGTACCACGGCGGATAACCAAGCCGGAACCTGCCAATCAGGCGCCTGCACGGTTTCTTCCAGTGAGGCGGATGCCTGCTGGGGCAATAACGGCACTAATGGGCGTTGTTATGACTGCAACGGCGACGGAGTGATTAATGTCCTCGATTACTCCTGCTTTATCCAGGTCTGGGATAAAAATGTTCAATAATTGCTATGTCGGAAGAACTGCAAAAATTCCTGGGTCCGGAACTGGCCAGCCTTTATGCTGACGGGGAAAGGCTTTTGGCTTCAGCCGGCGGGGGATTTACTGACTACTCGTTTGTCATTTTTCCCTTTGCCAAAGTCTATGAAGGCTTCTTAAAAAAACTCTTTTTTCAAATTGGGGCGATTTCTGAAGCCCAGTATAACTCTGATCATTGGCGTGTCGGCAAAGCCTTAAATCCGCAACTGGAAAAAGAGCTGCGGCATGAGGAATCCGTTTATGATCGGGTAGTTTCTGTATCCGGGAGTAATGCGCTTCCGGACAGGCTTTGGGAGGCCTGGAAAAACGGCCGAAACCGGGTTTTTCACTACTTTCCGGGAGTCCATAAACCTTTATCTTTTGAAGAAGCGCGTAACATCATTTCCCAATTAAATCAAGCTATGGAAACGGCTCTAAAAGGGTGTAAAATATCTTCTGAAAACTATGGAATTAACTCTCACTGATACCAATTTTGACGAGGAATTGAAAAAAGCTACGTTGCCGGT
The Patescibacteria group bacterium genome window above contains:
- a CDS encoding ATP-dependent DNA ligase; its protein translation is MTFKKLSEYFDKLEQTSSRNAMVEILGELFKETSVEEIDKVAYLTQGRVAPLYEPVELGMAEKMVLKSISLAYDKPLEEATDAFKKTGDLGEVAQHLRSLSNLRDLRNLSVKEVFEKLLEIARTGGEGSVEKKVGTLAELLKESDPLSARYIARIPVDKMRLGFSDMTVLEGLSWMLDGTKKNKDRIEAAYNIRPDLGYIVKQVKEFGLAGIEHVKPAVKTPILSMRAERLTNAKDILEKAGGKAAVEPKIDGLRTQLHLKRIASSVKRKENCEVRLYSRGLENVTTMYPDLVEAAEKEVDCEDVILDGEAIGFDPKTGKYLPFQETVQRKRKYDIDLFSKNFPLKLVVFDVLIYNGKSYINEPYTKRRELVEKLLKNNQIIVPAEMKVMDNPNELKKFFDESVKKGLEGIMAKKLDGVYQAGARGWNWIKLKASYEGKMNDTVDAVVMGYDFGQGKRNKFGVGAFLIGIFDQKTDTFKTISKVGTGLTDEEWRELAKNGQELKVAEKPKNFDVNKVMAVDVWMKPKLVGVFRADQLTKSPMHTAGYALRFPRLDNWRTDKQPEDATSLMEIHEMAKLQK
- a CDS encoding DUF2130 domain-containing protein — protein: MAAQATIICPHCKQEFPLTEALSHEYELKAEAKAEEKVRREMEIQLKDKTNEVEEQRKRAKEAEQELLEKNKKIREVEQKDQQRELEFQRKLVEDEKKITEEVKKRADEENRLKMAEYEKRLQDASTVNDELRRKLEQGSQQTQGEVQELILEEFLKAEFPNDQIAPVAKGVRGGDVLQTVFDKNGRECGKILWESKQTKAWSDGWVAKLKEDARAAGADVAVIISAVLPEKVKNLGYYSGIWVTNLGSALGASWILRYHLVQATNIRKAAEVTGEDKDELYKYVTGSQFAHRVEAMMDSYQFILEDIEKEKRWFSSKWARQEKSVRTLMEQTGAIHGELAGIVGSALPTVKSLELTDS
- the pth gene encoding aminoacyl-tRNA hydrolase, which translates into the protein MKLLIGLGNPGEHYARNRHSAGKLLVKKMKEMGNPGDIRAMESESLMNDSGKFVAQLYNFYKITPDDLCIAHDDLDIPLGQYKIQKGIGPKVHYGVNSIEEALGTKDFWRIRIGIDNRNSQNRIPGEEYVLQNFTDEELVILDKVFDAIIKDGFK
- a CDS encoding cohesin domain-containing protein, translated to MKKVLTTAIIFVILINFINFIKPASVLAATLSLSPASGTEAVGSTFTVDIIVDPGTDSISAASAIVDFDSSKLTALTVTKGSLFNQDPLTNTIGTSATDPTKGEIRYDSGSLGTAVTTRGTMATITFRAIAAGSAPVTFVFDPTVTTGTSLVAAASGPTNLLTTVNNAVFTVTAGGTTTTTAPLPPTGAIENTLMMVGGGVFLLIGSLFLKLKFLR